A segment of the Mogibacterium diversum genome:
CGGCGAATATACGCTAAAGGATATTTTGAATGAAATCGAAAAGCCAGGTAGAGACCCTAGGGAAGAGGCTGAAGCACCACTACTCAGAAGCGATGTGCTGGAGATAAGCGACCTGAGACCGGATATGGAGCTCAAGGGAACAGTTCGTAATATCGTGGACTTTGGAGCATTTGTGGATATAGGCGTTCATCAGGATGGGCTCGTACATATCTCCGAGCTGTCGGATAAATTCGTAAAGCATCCGCTCGACGTGGTAAAGGTTGGGGATGTCGTGAATGTTCGCGTCTTATCTGTTGACGAGAAGCGTAAGAAAATTGCACTATCGATGAAGAAAAAGAGATAGTGAATCAATTCCTATGTGCTGACTGCTGGCGCTAATGAACTATGTAAAATTAATGCATTTAATGCTGAAAAGAGGAGGGTATCATGGAATTTAAGGAAGTTATAGAGAGCAGATATTCTTGCAAGAAATACTCGGACAAGAAAGTAGAGCGCGAAAAACTAGAGGCGGTGCTCGAGGCTGGAAGGCTTGCTCCAACTGCTAAGAACCTGCAGGAACAACACGTGTACGTGCTGGAATCAAAGGAAGCGCTGGATAAATTTGATATTGAAACTCCTTGTAGATATGGTGCGCCAACTGTGTTAGTGGTAGCCTTCGATACGACCAATGTCTATGTGTATCCAGGTGAAAAGAGGGATTCGGGAATTGAGGATGCATCAATCGTTGCAACTCATATGATTCTCGCTGCAGCTGACCAAGGGTTAAACAGCTGCTGGATTAATTTCCTAGACCCAGATAAGCTGCATAAGGCGCTCGGACTTCCTGAAAATGAAGAGATACTCATGGCTATGGACCT
Coding sequences within it:
- a CDS encoding nitroreductase family protein, which encodes MEFKEVIESRYSCKKYSDKKVEREKLEAVLEAGRLAPTAKNLQEQHVYVLESKEALDKFDIETPCRYGAPTVLVVAFDTTNVYVYPGEKRDSGIEDASIVATHMILAAADQGLNSCWINFLDPDKLHKALGLPENEEILMAMDLGYAAEEGTPLPNHFKRKALSETISYL